One genomic segment of Kocuria rhizophila DC2201 includes these proteins:
- the purS gene encoding phosphoribosylformylglycinamidine synthase subunit PurS: MARIVVDVMPKPEILDPQGKAIANELPRIGLSGFTEVRQGRRFELTVDGEATEQVLAQAREAAEKLLSNPVIEDVVNVSALPEEH, encoded by the coding sequence ATGGCCCGAATCGTCGTCGACGTCATGCCCAAGCCGGAGATCCTCGACCCGCAGGGCAAGGCGATTGCCAACGAGCTGCCCCGGATCGGGCTCAGCGGCTTCACCGAGGTCCGCCAGGGCCGCCGCTTCGAGCTCACCGTGGACGGCGAGGCCACCGAGCAGGTGCTCGCGCAGGCCCGCGAGGCTGCGGAGAAGCTGCTCTCCAACCCGGTGATCGAGGACGTGGTCAACGTCAGCGCACTGCCCGAGGAGCACTGA
- a CDS encoding pentapeptide repeat-containing protein — protein sequence MNPAARRPSHRPPRTSPGDDAAEPRLAPCRPRAVEVFSGDVRAEDALEGLTVDDAAWAGLDLHGLTLLDCDVRGADLDGTVLQGARLRDTAVQVAHAPTLDAPDSSWSTVTLHDSRAGAAVLHGSTWSSVLVVGCRIDFLNLRDASLQDVVFERCTFRDVDLVSARAQRVAFRECSAQSLDVRSAQLQAVDLRGLEFHQLDGLESLRGSVVHEAQLQVLAPLLARHLGITVR from the coding sequence ATGAACCCTGCGGCCCGCCGTCCGTCACACCGCCCACCCCGCACGTCACCGGGTGACGACGCCGCGGAGCCCCGGCTCGCACCGTGCCGGCCCCGCGCGGTGGAGGTCTTCTCCGGGGACGTCCGCGCGGAGGACGCGCTGGAGGGCCTCACGGTCGACGACGCCGCATGGGCCGGGCTGGACCTGCACGGCCTCACGCTGCTGGACTGCGACGTGCGCGGCGCGGACCTGGACGGCACGGTGCTGCAGGGCGCACGGCTGCGCGACACCGCGGTGCAGGTCGCCCATGCCCCCACCCTGGACGCCCCGGACTCCTCCTGGTCCACGGTCACGCTGCACGACAGCCGTGCGGGCGCGGCCGTGCTGCACGGCAGCACCTGGTCCTCCGTGCTGGTGGTCGGGTGCCGGATCGACTTCCTCAACCTGCGCGACGCCTCCCTCCAGGACGTCGTCTTCGAACGGTGCACGTTCCGGGACGTGGACCTGGTCAGCGCCCGGGCGCAGCGTGTGGCCTTCCGCGAGTGCAGCGCGCAGTCCCTCGACGTCCGATCGGCGCAGCTGCAGGCAGTGGACCTGCGCGGCCTGGAGTTCCACCAGCTGGACGGCCTGGAGTCCCTGCGGGGGAGCGTCGTCCACGAGGCCCAGCTGCAGGTTCTCGCTCCCCTGCTCGCACGGCACCTGGGGATCACGGTCCGCTGA
- a CDS encoding alcohol dehydrogenase, which translates to MKVFGHAEPGAPAEEMDIERPALEGTDVLVRVTNSGVCHSDVHCQDGYFDLGDAGRHELTAAGAQYPVVLGHEIVGEVVATGPDATVQPGDTKYIVYPWIGCGECQACQEDRENYCSGKKRNLSVQLDGGYAEEVHVPGERYLIPLGDIDPSFGATLACSGLTSYSAVQKIMPVPADKPVAVIGAGGVGLMTIAVLKALGHENIVAVDMSEAALRNATAVGASATVTVGGENLVKDIVAAGGEKIAAAIDLVNNGDTSSAALFAMANGGTLVSVGLFGGQYSFPTALAAFNLLNIRGNFVGSLPELKELVKLAQDVELPRPPIMEVPLSAEQVNASLDGLRNRTLNGRAVLVAD; encoded by the coding sequence ATGAAGGTCTTCGGTCACGCAGAGCCCGGTGCCCCGGCGGAGGAGATGGACATCGAGCGTCCCGCGCTGGAGGGCACGGACGTCCTGGTCCGGGTCACGAACTCGGGAGTGTGCCACTCGGACGTCCACTGCCAGGACGGGTACTTCGACCTCGGCGACGCCGGACGCCACGAGCTCACCGCCGCGGGGGCCCAGTACCCCGTGGTGCTCGGCCACGAGATCGTGGGGGAGGTGGTGGCCACCGGTCCGGACGCCACCGTGCAACCCGGTGACACCAAGTACATCGTCTACCCGTGGATCGGGTGCGGCGAGTGCCAGGCGTGCCAGGAGGACCGGGAGAACTACTGCAGCGGGAAGAAGCGCAACCTCTCGGTGCAGCTGGACGGCGGCTACGCCGAGGAGGTTCACGTCCCGGGAGAGCGCTACCTGATCCCGCTGGGCGACATCGACCCGTCCTTCGGTGCCACGCTCGCGTGCTCCGGGCTGACCTCGTACTCCGCGGTGCAGAAGATCATGCCGGTTCCCGCGGACAAGCCCGTGGCCGTGATCGGCGCCGGCGGCGTGGGACTCATGACCATCGCCGTCCTCAAGGCCCTGGGCCACGAGAACATCGTGGCCGTGGACATGAGCGAGGCCGCGCTGCGCAACGCCACCGCGGTGGGCGCCTCCGCGACCGTCACCGTGGGCGGGGAGAACCTGGTCAAGGACATCGTCGCGGCCGGCGGGGAGAAGATCGCCGCGGCAATTGACCTGGTCAACAACGGGGACACCTCCAGCGCCGCGCTGTTCGCCATGGCCAACGGCGGCACCCTGGTGAGCGTGGGGCTGTTCGGTGGTCAGTACTCGTTCCCCACCGCGCTCGCGGCGTTCAACCTGCTGAACATCCGCGGCAACTTCGTGGGCAGCCTCCCGGAGCTCAAAGAGCTCGTGAAGCTCGCCCAGGACGTGGAGCTGCCCCGGCCGCCCATCATGGAGGTCCCGCTCAGCGCCGAGCAGGTCAACGCGTCCCTGGACGGCCTGCGCAACCGCACGCTCAACGGCCGCGCGGTGCTCGTGGCGGACTGA
- the purQ gene encoding phosphoribosylformylglycinamidine synthase subunit PurQ has product MAQDLSPEQTPLVADLSQPAPDSRLADVRVGVVTFPGTLDDRDAARAVEIAGGTAVPLWYADEDLQGVDAVVLPGGFSYGDYLRAGAIARFAPLMDRIVDAASADGAMPVLGICNGFQVLTEAHLLPGSMIKNEQLKFICRDQHLRVETTDTAWTGRFTPGQEIVVPLKNQDGQYVADQRTLDELEAEHRVAFRYTGGNPNGSRNDIAGITNARGNVVGLMPHPEHAVEPGFGADLSGAGTVGMREGTDGLDVFLSVLEHLTR; this is encoded by the coding sequence GTGGCCCAGGACCTGAGCCCCGAGCAGACGCCCCTGGTGGCGGACCTCTCCCAGCCCGCCCCGGACTCCCGCCTCGCGGACGTGCGCGTGGGCGTGGTGACCTTCCCCGGCACCCTGGACGACCGCGACGCCGCCCGCGCCGTGGAGATCGCCGGCGGCACCGCCGTGCCGCTGTGGTACGCGGACGAGGACCTGCAGGGCGTGGACGCCGTGGTCCTGCCCGGCGGCTTCTCCTACGGCGACTACCTCCGGGCGGGTGCGATCGCACGCTTCGCCCCGCTCATGGACCGGATCGTGGACGCCGCGAGCGCGGACGGCGCCATGCCCGTGCTCGGGATCTGCAACGGCTTCCAGGTGCTCACAGAGGCGCACCTGCTGCCCGGGTCCATGATCAAGAACGAGCAGCTGAAGTTCATCTGCCGGGACCAGCACCTGCGCGTGGAGACCACGGACACCGCCTGGACCGGGCGCTTCACCCCGGGCCAGGAGATCGTGGTGCCGCTGAAGAACCAGGACGGGCAGTACGTGGCGGACCAGCGCACCCTGGACGAGCTCGAGGCCGAGCACCGCGTGGCGTTCCGCTACACGGGCGGCAACCCCAACGGCTCCCGCAACGACATCGCCGGGATCACCAACGCGCGGGGCAACGTGGTGGGGCTCATGCCGCACCCCGAGCACGCCGTGGAACCCGGTTTCGGCGCGGACCTCTCCGGCGCCGGGACCGTGGGCATGCGCGAGGGCACGGACGGGCTGGACGTGTTCCTCTCCGTCCTCGAGCACCTGACCCGCTGA
- a CDS encoding CitMHS family transporter, whose protein sequence is MLVVLGFLMIATFMGLIMTKRLTPLLALIIVPTVFGLFAGAGLGIGDMVMDSVKDMSSTAALLMFAIIYFGLMIDVGLFDKLVNLIVRATGHDPAKVVVGTMILTALVSLDGDGSTTYIVVTAAMLPVYQRLGLSPVVLTCIAGLTNGALNIVPWGGPTARAAAALHVEATDIFLPMLPSLAAGLVVIFVFAVLLGRSERRRLATADPARWGRGAAVGVGAPGTGTSRSNTPLLTGEGLTDTALDPNRESLRPRLFWFNLAMTVAVMVLLVADVVPLPYLFMVASAIALVVNFPKMSDQGKMLASHSSSVIAVVSMVMAAAVLTGILSGTGMVEAMSKWLVEVIPSSMGPYMAVLTGLISIPATFFMSNDAFYFGILPVLTETGAHYGIPAVDMARASITGQPVHMQSPLVPAILLLVSLAGVQLGDHHKKVLWRALVVSLVMLVVAVVVGAVTIG, encoded by the coding sequence ATGCTGGTCGTACTCGGGTTCCTGATGATCGCCACGTTCATGGGCCTCATCATGACCAAGCGGCTCACACCGCTGCTCGCCCTCATCATCGTGCCCACCGTGTTCGGCCTCTTCGCGGGCGCCGGGCTGGGCATCGGGGACATGGTCATGGACTCCGTCAAGGACATGTCCTCCACCGCCGCGCTGCTGATGTTCGCGATCATCTACTTCGGCCTGATGATCGACGTGGGCCTGTTCGACAAGCTCGTGAACCTCATCGTGCGCGCCACCGGCCACGATCCCGCCAAGGTGGTGGTGGGCACCATGATCCTCACCGCCCTGGTCTCCCTGGACGGGGACGGCTCCACCACGTACATCGTGGTCACCGCGGCCATGCTGCCCGTGTACCAGCGCCTGGGCCTGAGCCCCGTGGTGCTCACGTGCATCGCCGGTCTGACCAACGGTGCCCTGAACATCGTCCCGTGGGGCGGACCCACCGCCCGCGCCGCCGCCGCGCTGCACGTGGAGGCCACGGACATCTTCCTGCCCATGCTGCCCTCCCTGGCCGCGGGCCTGGTGGTCATCTTCGTCTTCGCCGTGCTGCTGGGCCGCTCCGAACGACGCCGCCTGGCCACTGCCGATCCCGCCCGCTGGGGCCGCGGCGCGGCCGTGGGCGTCGGTGCCCCCGGCACGGGCACGTCCCGCTCGAACACCCCGCTGCTGACCGGCGAGGGCCTCACCGACACCGCCCTGGACCCCAACCGCGAGTCCCTGCGCCCCCGCCTGTTCTGGTTCAACCTGGCCATGACCGTGGCCGTGATGGTGCTGCTCGTGGCGGACGTGGTGCCCCTGCCGTACCTGTTCATGGTGGCCAGCGCGATCGCCCTGGTGGTGAACTTCCCCAAGATGTCGGACCAGGGCAAGATGCTCGCGTCCCACTCCTCCTCCGTGATCGCGGTGGTGTCCATGGTGATGGCCGCGGCCGTGCTCACCGGCATTCTCTCCGGCACGGGCATGGTGGAGGCCATGTCCAAGTGGCTCGTGGAGGTCATCCCCTCCTCGATGGGCCCGTACATGGCGGTGCTGACCGGGCTGATCAGCATCCCGGCCACGTTCTTCATGAGCAACGACGCCTTCTACTTCGGCATCCTGCCGGTGCTCACCGAGACCGGCGCGCACTACGGGATCCCCGCGGTGGACATGGCCCGCGCGTCCATCACGGGCCAGCCGGTGCACATGCAGTCCCCGCTGGTGCCGGCCATCCTGCTGCTCGTGTCCCTCGCCGGGGTGCAGCTGGGCGACCACCACAAGAAGGTGCTGTGGCGCGCCCTGGTGGTCTCGCTCGTCATGCTGGTCGTGGCCGTGGTGGTGGGTGCGGTGACCATCGGCTGA
- a CDS encoding GNAT family N-acetyltransferase: MELRPFTRDELETAADAPTMTHFAWGFSSVENTVWARSAIEAGERFVTESEHTCLAVVERASGQAAGTADFTGPVMDGEFEMESSLVPGTHRRGPAGEALDALVERAFEVPGVRAVCAAVPEDMAPAHRLLVGRGFVRRHCADSEISYRLPRP; the protein is encoded by the coding sequence ATGGAGCTGCGTCCGTTCACGCGTGACGAGCTGGAGACAGCCGCGGACGCCCCCACCATGACCCACTTCGCGTGGGGCTTCTCCTCCGTGGAGAACACGGTCTGGGCGCGCAGTGCGATCGAGGCCGGGGAGCGCTTCGTCACGGAGTCCGAGCACACGTGCCTGGCCGTGGTGGAGCGCGCCTCGGGGCAGGCGGCGGGCACCGCCGACTTCACGGGCCCCGTCATGGACGGGGAGTTCGAGATGGAGAGTTCCCTGGTGCCGGGGACGCACCGCCGGGGCCCGGCCGGTGAGGCGTTGGACGCCCTCGTGGAGCGGGCCTTCGAAGTCCCGGGCGTCCGGGCCGTGTGCGCCGCCGTGCCCGAGGACATGGCACCCGCCCACCGGCTGCTGGTGGGCCGCGGCTTCGTGCGACGCCACTGCGCGGATTCTGAGATCTCGTACCGTCTGCCCCGCCCCTGA
- the cls gene encoding cardiolipin synthase: protein MNPWIPFDLLPADTVPEWIRLALVALDLLLKLVALGWIPHQRRPSVALAWLLGIFLVPYAGIVLFVVIGSSRLPRARMAKQARMNHVIQENTPEGVTPGPEFDRYPEWVRTTAELNQNLGALPMVGGNDFEILPDNHLAMARMAAEVDAATDYVHFEFYIVAVDHVSRDLLNALIRAHERGVRVRILIDHVGSLGYPGYAELVREFDRSGVPWRRMLPVRPWRGEWQRPDLRNHRKILVVDGQVAYTGSQNIIHRSYNKAKNVRKGRQWKDLMIRGTGAVVTELNAVFVSDWYSETDDLLLDESPAALEQASGPMFAQVVPSGPGFETENNLRLFNHLIYNANHRVVISSPYFVPDESLLHALTTEAQAGVRIQLFVGETSDQFLAQHAQNSYYSELARAGVEIHRYSSPTVLHAKFVLVDDIVSVIGSSNMDERSFALDLEVSVMIVDHGFRERMERIVEQFTAHSTRLDLDAWEKRSLGRKFVENVCRLTSGLL, encoded by the coding sequence ATGAATCCCTGGATACCCTTCGACCTGCTCCCGGCGGACACCGTCCCGGAGTGGATCCGGCTGGCGCTGGTCGCACTGGACCTGCTGCTGAAGCTCGTGGCGCTGGGTTGGATCCCCCACCAGAGGCGGCCCTCCGTGGCGCTCGCGTGGCTGCTGGGCATCTTCCTGGTGCCGTACGCGGGCATCGTGCTGTTCGTGGTGATCGGCTCCAGCCGCCTGCCCCGGGCCCGGATGGCCAAGCAGGCCCGGATGAACCACGTGATCCAGGAGAACACCCCCGAGGGCGTGACCCCGGGCCCAGAGTTCGACCGGTACCCGGAGTGGGTGCGCACCACCGCGGAGCTCAACCAGAACCTCGGGGCGCTTCCCATGGTGGGCGGCAACGACTTCGAGATCCTCCCGGACAACCACCTCGCCATGGCCCGGATGGCCGCGGAGGTGGACGCCGCCACGGACTACGTGCACTTCGAGTTCTACATCGTGGCCGTGGACCACGTCTCCCGGGACCTGCTCAACGCCCTGATCCGTGCCCACGAGCGCGGTGTGCGGGTGCGCATCCTCATCGACCACGTGGGGTCCCTGGGCTACCCCGGCTACGCGGAGCTGGTGCGCGAGTTCGACCGCTCCGGGGTGCCGTGGCGGCGGATGCTCCCCGTCCGGCCGTGGCGCGGTGAGTGGCAGCGCCCGGACCTGCGCAACCACCGCAAGATCCTGGTGGTGGACGGGCAGGTGGCCTACACCGGGTCGCAGAACATCATCCACCGCTCGTACAACAAGGCGAAGAACGTGCGGAAGGGCCGGCAGTGGAAGGACCTCATGATCCGGGGCACCGGCGCCGTGGTCACGGAGCTCAACGCGGTGTTCGTCTCGGACTGGTACTCGGAGACCGACGACCTGCTGCTGGACGAGTCCCCCGCCGCCCTCGAACAGGCCTCCGGGCCCATGTTCGCGCAGGTGGTGCCCTCCGGGCCCGGGTTCGAGACCGAGAACAACCTGCGGCTGTTCAACCACCTGATCTACAACGCCAACCACCGCGTGGTGATCTCCAGCCCGTACTTCGTGCCGGACGAGTCCCTGCTGCACGCGCTCACTACGGAGGCCCAGGCGGGGGTGCGGATCCAACTGTTCGTGGGTGAGACCTCGGACCAGTTCCTCGCGCAGCACGCCCAGAACTCCTACTACTCGGAGCTCGCGCGCGCCGGGGTGGAGATCCACCGCTACAGCTCCCCCACGGTGCTGCACGCCAAGTTCGTGCTGGTGGACGACATCGTCTCGGTGATCGGCTCCTCCAACATGGACGAGCGCTCGTTCGCCCTGGACCTCGAGGTCTCCGTGATGATCGTGGACCACGGGTTCCGCGAGCGGATGGAGCGGATCGTGGAGCAGTTCACCGCGCACTCCACGCGCCTGGACCTCGACGCCTGGGAGAAGCGGTCCCTGGGACGCAAGTTCGTGGAGAACGTCTGCCGCCTTACTTCCGGCCTGCTCTGA
- the purL gene encoding phosphoribosylformylglycinamidine synthase subunit PurL codes for MSETHFNLDTVEHAAATPDTELPWAELGLSETEFGRIQEILGRRPTAAELAMYSVMWSEHCSYKSSKVHLKQFGDKVTEEMRRNLMVGIGENAGVTDIGDGWAVTFKIESHNHPSYVEPYQGAATGVGGIVRDIISMGARPVAVMDPLRFGAIDHPDTQRVVHGIVAGVGGYGNSLGLPNIGGEVEFDPCYQGNPLVNALAVGVMRHEDIRLANASGTGNRVVLFGARTGGDGIGGASVLASESFDDSKPSKRPAVQVGDPFAEKVLIECCLELFANSLVEGIQDLGAAGISCATSELASNGDGGMRVNLDEVLLRDPSLTPGEILMSESQERMMAVVTPEKVEAFEAVMAKWDVEYSWIGEVTDTGRLVIDYRGEVIVDVDPRTVAHDGPVYERPYARPETQDALQAAHFTGSPEDAARPSGAGLGPALLELMASPNLCSKEWVTSQYDRYVQGNTAMAMPDDAGVVRVDERSNLGVALSTDSNGRYTRLDPYHGAQLALAQAYRNVATAGARPVAVSDCLNFGSPEDPEVMWQFAEAVRGLADGCQAIGVPVTGGNVSLYNQTGGVAINPTPVVAMMGVFDDVTRRTPSGWREDGQAIYLMGETADELDGSEWARVRGHLGGTPPRVDLERERVLADMLINMSRDGMIDAAHDVAEGGLAATLAEMALRFGVGARIGLGEVAERDGLDLFTLLFSETQARAVVAVPRSEEVRFRDMCTVRNYPFARIGVVDTESGSLDFQGEFAVGLKELRSAHESTLPRHFG; via the coding sequence ATGAGTGAAACGCACTTCAACCTGGACACCGTCGAGCACGCCGCCGCCACCCCGGACACCGAGCTGCCCTGGGCGGAACTGGGGCTCAGCGAGACCGAGTTCGGGCGGATCCAGGAGATCCTGGGCCGCCGCCCCACCGCCGCCGAGCTCGCCATGTACTCCGTGATGTGGTCCGAGCACTGCTCCTACAAGTCCTCCAAGGTGCACCTGAAGCAGTTCGGGGACAAGGTGACGGAGGAGATGCGCCGGAACCTCATGGTGGGCATCGGGGAGAACGCCGGTGTCACGGACATCGGGGACGGCTGGGCCGTGACGTTCAAGATCGAGTCCCACAACCACCCCTCCTACGTGGAGCCGTACCAGGGTGCGGCCACGGGCGTGGGCGGGATCGTGCGGGACATCATCTCCATGGGCGCCCGCCCCGTGGCCGTGATGGACCCGCTGCGCTTCGGCGCGATCGACCACCCGGACACCCAGCGCGTGGTGCACGGGATCGTGGCCGGCGTGGGCGGCTACGGCAACTCGCTGGGGCTGCCGAACATCGGAGGCGAGGTGGAGTTCGACCCCTGCTACCAGGGCAACCCGCTGGTCAACGCGCTGGCCGTGGGCGTGATGCGCCACGAGGACATCCGCCTGGCCAACGCCTCCGGCACGGGCAACAGGGTGGTGCTCTTCGGGGCGCGCACCGGCGGTGACGGCATCGGCGGTGCGTCCGTGCTGGCCTCCGAGTCCTTCGACGACTCCAAGCCCTCCAAGCGCCCCGCGGTGCAGGTGGGTGACCCGTTCGCGGAGAAGGTGCTCATCGAGTGCTGCCTGGAGCTGTTCGCCAACTCCCTGGTGGAGGGCATCCAAGACCTCGGGGCGGCGGGGATCTCCTGCGCCACCTCCGAGCTGGCCTCCAACGGGGACGGCGGGATGCGGGTGAACCTGGACGAGGTGCTGCTGCGGGACCCCTCGCTGACCCCGGGTGAGATCCTGATGTCCGAGTCCCAGGAGCGGATGATGGCCGTGGTCACCCCGGAGAAGGTCGAGGCCTTCGAGGCGGTCATGGCCAAGTGGGACGTGGAGTACTCGTGGATCGGCGAGGTCACGGACACCGGCAGGCTGGTGATCGACTACCGGGGCGAGGTGATCGTGGACGTGGATCCGCGCACCGTGGCCCACGACGGCCCCGTCTACGAGCGCCCCTACGCCCGCCCGGAGACCCAGGACGCGCTGCAGGCGGCGCACTTCACGGGGTCCCCGGAGGACGCCGCGCGCCCCTCCGGGGCGGGGCTCGGCCCGGCGCTGCTCGAGCTGATGGCCTCCCCCAACCTGTGCTCCAAGGAGTGGGTCACCAGCCAGTACGACCGCTACGTGCAGGGCAACACGGCCATGGCCATGCCCGACGACGCCGGCGTGGTCCGCGTGGACGAGCGCAGCAACCTGGGCGTGGCCCTGTCCACCGATTCCAACGGTCGCTACACCCGCCTGGACCCGTACCACGGCGCCCAGTTGGCACTCGCCCAGGCGTACCGCAACGTGGCCACCGCGGGCGCCCGCCCCGTGGCGGTCTCCGACTGCCTGAACTTCGGCTCCCCCGAGGACCCGGAGGTGATGTGGCAGTTCGCGGAGGCCGTGCGCGGTCTCGCGGACGGCTGCCAGGCCATCGGTGTGCCCGTCACGGGCGGCAACGTGTCCCTCTACAACCAGACCGGCGGCGTGGCCATCAACCCCACCCCGGTGGTGGCCATGATGGGCGTGTTCGACGACGTCACGCGCCGCACCCCCTCGGGCTGGCGCGAGGACGGCCAGGCGATCTACCTCATGGGCGAGACCGCGGACGAGCTGGACGGCTCCGAGTGGGCGCGCGTGCGCGGCCACCTGGGCGGCACACCCCCGCGCGTGGACCTGGAGCGTGAGCGCGTGCTCGCGGACATGCTGATCAACATGTCCCGGGACGGCATGATCGACGCCGCGCACGACGTCGCCGAGGGCGGGCTCGCCGCCACGCTCGCCGAGATGGCCCTGCGCTTCGGCGTGGGTGCCCGGATCGGCCTCGGCGAGGTGGCCGAGCGGGACGGCCTGGACCTGTTCACGCTGCTGTTCTCGGAGACCCAGGCGCGCGCCGTCGTGGCCGTGCCACGCTCCGAGGAGGTGCGCTTCCGGGACATGTGCACCGTGCGCAACTACCCGTTCGCGAGGATCGGCGTGGTGGACACCGAGAGCGGCTCCCTGGACTTCCAGGGCGAGTTCGCGGTGGGCCTGAAGGAGCTGCGCAGCGCCCACGAGTCCACGCTGCCTCGCCACTTCGGCTGA